From the Chanos chanos chromosome 7, fChaCha1.1, whole genome shotgun sequence genome, the window CGCTTAACAAGCTGACTCCTACATTCAGAAACCGGGTGTTGAAGTGCAAGTTACGTTtagccccccgccccccttccctcctcccACCCCCTGCAAGCTCAATACTCCTCCACCACGGTACCAGCCGCGGACGAGTAGAGTTTCCTCTTGATCAGCCTGAAGCCTGGGCTGAGTTTGAGCGCGTGACGGAACCCCCCCGGAGTGAAACAGGCACCTATGTGGAAGAAGTCCCTCAGGCTTGGCCAAGCACTACAGTCCTGCTTAAAGACCAGAGTCAGCTCGAAGGTGGGCACCACGCTGGCGTCACAGGCCAGTCGCTCCAGACGCTTGCAACTCCTCTGGGATTCCTCCAGTTCAAGACGCACATCCAGGAGGCAGCCGCGGAGCCCGCACGGTTCGCCCGACGCCAGCCGCAATACGTCGCGCGCCACCCGTCGGGTCAGCCTCTCTGGCACCAGCACCTCCGCACAGTGGAGGGTGCTTTTCTTAGCACGTGCCAAGCAGCCCTCCAGGAGCTTGGCCAACTGCAAGCAGGCACGGTCCTCGTACACCTCTGTGCCCGGGTGAGGTTCGGCCAAGCAGTGGTCCCAGAAATCCAGCTCTAagtcaaagaaaatgtaaaatttaagaCTGTTAGCATGGTTAAGATAGCAAGATTGCTAAAATAATATTAAGATTCAAGatcttttgatcttttttttttttttttgaaaacacagacCTCTAAATCTGTGCTAGAGGTCATCTCACAGTTCTCTCTACCCTAGCTAAAAATTTTGCCCAAGGCTACAGACACAAAGGGTGCTTAGCTGGCTAACAGAATGACTTCATCTTTTCTGTTGACATCACTGTGCTCATCCAGCAACCCCTcccctctgcctttctctgcAGCATCCACTGACATCGCAATAAATAAGCGGCGAGCAGACTGCAATGCATGGAATTAATGTTTTCCAGCAAGAACGCCTCCGTAATCGTCGGGGTGTCAAAGACAATGCATAAAGACAATGACTTACCATCTTCAATACATTGTTGGTCATATTTTCGGTCAATCAACTCCGAGACGCATTCAGAGtttttgttcttcagtgtgCTTGTTGCAACCATGGTGAAAATCCAACGTTTCGTCTTTGATTAGTGCTAAAAATGAGAAGATAAAATGTGAATCACATTTAATAATAATGCTTATTACGTTATGCTGCACGACCATGTAACCCGCGAAAGCTTTTTGATTAAGGTTCACATAGTTAAATTTCCTTAGTGGACAAACAAGCAGTTCACTGGCTAGGTTCTCAGAACATCCAACTCGCCCAAATTTCTCAAAATActcataagaaagaaagaaatactcaTCAACTTTACGAGTGACACGCCAAATTGCTAATTTCGGTCAATGAAATGCACACAAACTAGGAGACTAGTGAATTCTACGTGCAAGAAACAAGATTACGAAAACACATATGCGTagaaaatgtattgaaatattaaaaaggCGACTTACCTTAATACGATTATGTTATATCTTAAATTAAGTtagtttgaaaatgtttcatataaATAGTTCCACACACAACCAATCCCgtcacacacccactcaaacattcacattcacaccaaGTAAAAGCCTCGGAGCAGCCTGTGGGTTTATATAGACTCCATGCTCACAGCTGACCACACTCACCAGCATCCACCAATCAGCGAAAGTCTAACATTCTGGAAATTGCTGAAGTTTGCCAGGCAACCAGCTCGCGAGCTAAGAGTGTCCTTGCGACTGTTTGATTCGAGAAATCTGATTTGCTACAGGTGAATTTCCACTAACCAATTGTTGGACGACATTATTTTGTTGCTACCTGTTCAGTTTTAACACGGCATTTGGTATTTAAATAAGCAAACTGGGGACTGATTattatgataaaaacaaaaccgtTGAATAATTGATATTTTTCCCCAAAGCTTCTGATTCCACGGATTTTGAAAAGTCCCCCCCCCGCAAATTTATGCATGTCCCACAAGCAGGATTTCGTTGGGTGACCTAACTGGTTCAAGTTTGGAAATTTAGAAGGTAAAGATAGAGTAGTGTCCGGTTGTATTACGAGAGGACTTGATTGGGTGGATATTTCACATACTAAATTAGACTAGAAATCCAGCCTGATAATAGTACTAGACATGCATATTCACCCCAGACAGCGTGCCTTCTTATTCTTATTGttgttcatttatatatttagtagagatattttctttcattaagGACAATCTCTCCTTTGAGATAATTGGTATGTAATGATGATGGTGCATAGCAATAAAGCATCATTCAGAATACT encodes:
- the LOC115817628 gene encoding DNA damage-inducible transcript 4-like protein encodes the protein MVATSTLKNKNSECVSELIDRKYDQQCIEDELDFWDHCLAEPHPGTEVYEDRACLQLAKLLEGCLARAKKSTLHCAEVLVPERLTRRVARDVLRLASGEPCGLRGCLLDVRLELEESQRSCKRLERLACDASVVPTFELTLVFKQDCSAWPSLRDFFHIGACFTPGGFRHALKLSPGFRLIKRKLYSSAAGTVVEEY